The Pogoniulus pusillus isolate bPogPus1 chromosome 30, bPogPus1.pri, whole genome shotgun sequence genomic interval AAAGCTTGCAGCCAACTCAGCCTTTCATAGCCAGAACCACAActtttgcatttctcagcagaccTAGACACTGCTCTAACACCTCTTCTACTGAACTCATGATGAATGTGGAATTTACCTAATCAAGTAACTTCCTCCTGGACAAATGAAACTCTACTGAGGATTTCTCCAACTGTATTTTTTTAGCTCTGTTGACAGCTGGCAAGTTGTTGTATTAAATGGCTGTTGGTTCATGTACGTCACTAGCTCCAAGCACCCGAGCTGTGACACTGGTTGAGAGCCTTCCTCCTGCAAACTCCTGTGCTCGTAGCTGCACTGAACTGTTGATGTTTGCAGGAATCAAGCCTACCAAAGTCTCTACacttggaaaaaaggggaggctTATTTCCCTATCTTACAAATTTCCCTGCTGACAATCTTGTAAACATTCTCTATTTCTTGCTTTATGGTGAAATATACAGATTTAATGCCTAAGATACCACTTTACTTATGCCAAGAAACTAACCTGTATTGTGTTGCTTCTTTATCTCAGGGCTGGGTATCTAAATGATACCTGCCCCTTGGAGAGTCAACAGCATTTAGAGCTTATTTAAAGCCTCCATAGCCAAGCTGCTTGAGATTGCAATGACTTCATCTCTAATAACGTTTTGACATGCACCCCAATCAGGCTTCACTGCCTTGATTTTTGCAGATgcaaacagatttttttctgctctgtgttttgTTGTGCTGTGTATCGTGTCGGGTGTTTGAAGAGTTTCCAAGATAGTaagcagttttctttcttttccctcccttcccggAAGGTTTAGTTTCTTCTCTCGTGATAAGAAACGTTTGCAGGCATCACAGAAAAATGTCCACTTCCAGGATACTTTTGGAGAATGGTCAAATTCAAATAAAGGTGACTCCTACACTGAACAAGGACAAGAAGCCCTGCAGCACCTGTGACTAAAACCTTGAGGCGTTCAGTTTATCACAGTAGATCTCGACACTCTAGTAACAAGAAGCTTCTATAAACAAATCTGGCAAGTCATCACTTTCCTTTGCCTTGCACACCTCAGTGGTTGTGTTCCAGATGCACTCTTCAAAAGAGATCTCTCACTGTTTACTTGGGACTGTTGGCTGAAAACAGAATCCAAGCTTTGTAGGAACAGTCAATACCCTGGGCCATCAAAGCTTTTAGATGACTTGTGCTGAGTAACAAGTCCATGGTCTTGTCCATGCATTAACTACAGCAACACAAGCTTCTTTAAACCAAAAAAGGACATGTGCCATTATCAAGAGTTTGTTTGCAGTGTACAATATCTAGTGGCAAAGACTCTTTTACCCTGTTTGTTAACACTATTGGTTGTTTGCCTTTTATTTCTGTAAGAATCTTTTCAAGAGGGATATGACAGCTGGTCACACTCCATGGCAGGTCCCAGGACTGCTGCGTCCTGTTGCGTTCTGCTGGCATCTGCATTTTGCAGAGTAACCCCTTGGAACTCCACCTGATACAAACTGATAGACTGGAGTAGCCTTGAGAGGGACAGTAAGAGTAACTTTGCCTTGCTGCTGATAGTGCCTAAAGCATGATGAAACTGATAGATGAGGTGAGCGTGCCTTGAGTTTTGCCATGAGTTCTGCAGTATGAATGGGAGAGAAATTGGTTACAAGGAGGAATTGTAACATTTAATATTTTCCTTCTTGTCAGTAGCAGAGAGCTGCTACAAAGGAATTGGGTCTTTCCCACAGACATGTTTTTAATTAAGTCATCCTCCACTTTTCTGTCCAGATGAGACTGCCTAACTTCAGAGTGAAAGACACTCTCAGCTAGCTGACATGAACTCTTTTCACTGACTTCGAGATGACTCCCAGCTCAGAACGTTCTGACTAGGTGGGCAGAGTGAATGAATCCTATGTGTGCAGCTGCTCCACTGGTTCTGGCTGATCTTTAGGGTAGCCTGCAATTACAGGGGCCTAACCTGCCAGTGAAAACCCTCTACAGCTGAACTGCTGGGTGGTGGGATGTGGATCTGTTTGGCAATTGAGCTTGGGAGGAGACCCCAGGGTCTGCCTGAGGTTGTGCTTACAAAATCCATGACACTAAAGCCCAGTGTAGTGTAACTGTTGGGCACCGTGTGGTGTCAGCACACGCCCTGCCCCTGCACTACACACTCCACATgagccaggcaggagagggTGAGTGCATCCACACCTCCTTGTGCAAGGAGCACTAAGGTCTTTGTGAACTGGGGACACGGCAGAAGAGTCCCTGCTGGAGCACCATAGTTCTGGTGAGGAGTATCTTCTTATAATGAGGCTACAGGTAACTTCTTAGTGCAAGAGGCTGTGAGCTGCTGTTGGCGCGTTGCAACTACACTGCTTGGTATGCAGTCTCTTCTGAGGAGTGGCACTAAGCAGTAAACAATGTTCAGGCTGGCATAAAGCTCCAACTACTCCAGGTACCAAGTGCAGGAAGAAGTCTTGAAGAATTTCTGCATGACAGCAAGTGAAAGTACTTAGTGCAGGACAGTTGTTCTTAATGCAGGCTAATCCAAGACTTTGGATTCCTTAAGGTGCACAGGCAGCAAATGGCTCTTGGCCCATCTGTGATGACACTGCCAGGAAGTGGGctgaaggctgctctgctcctgacagcagctgtgctgtgtgttgaACAGGAACCTTCCATGTGCTCTAGCAAAGTGTTTACTGTGCCTCCCTTGTGTCCCTACAGTTCAGGGCAGGGAAGAAATGTGGCCTTATATGAAAGACACCTGCATCTGAAATAGTGATGGGATGCTGGTACGGGGCAGTTATTTTTGCCTGGTTGCCTTTTGGTAACATGTCCTAAGTTTTATGCTTACAGAAAGTTGTATCCATAAAAGAGCAGCACTTCCCCCTTGTGTGAAAAACTGTTAAATGGGGAGAGTGTCTTTGTTTCATGACACATAAGTGGGTAAGATCTCGATTTCACTtcaatattaagaaaaaaaaagcacactACAGTTGTGTCAGGCAATTAAATTGTGACTGATGCCCACTGAGTCTCTCCTAATGTGGTCTGCAGTCGTTGGACACGTTTACAAGAGATGCAGAGATCAGAATAAGCACAAGAATGCAGTGGGTGAAGGGCCTGAATAAGCACATCACTTCTGAAATCAGCTGAGAGCAATGAACTGGGATAACAGAAACAGCCAGACTCAAAAGATTTTCCCCAGCACCTAAGCTGGTGTATTAAAGGGATGTCTCCTGGTCCAGAGCACACAAAGCTCATCCTGTGTGCTGCAACCAGCACACTGTAGTCAGATCTGCACCCAGCTCAATGGCACTAAGCAGTACAACCTCCTCCCACTCATCTCTAGCCCATTACCTCAAGACTCTGATTacttctcctgccctgctagCATTAACACTTCACTCCCTGTGTTGTCATGTTTGAAAAGCTAAGGTTATACACTCCAAGTGCCATCAGAAAGGATGGTAGGTAGGGAAGAGGATGTAAAGATTTGGAGAGATCATCTTTTGTTTCTCAACTAAAATCTCCTTTTCTAAGAAGGGCCAGGATGTTGACAGGTAAGGGGTGAACAATCCTGTCTGTGAAGCACAGGATCACTGGAGTTTTTTGggttgatttttgttgttgttaggcAGTAAATAATTTTAacagtttaataaatatttctgaAAACCAAGCATTTCTATAAGACTTGTGTCCTTTCTGGGTTTTGTGAGAAGTTAATACCATCTCTTTTTTGCAAATCCTGCACATGGGtctgtctcctttcccctgaaaaaTGCCTGTCCAACTCTTCATGGAAATAGAACCTCAAACCAGGCAAGACTAGGATAAGTCCATTCAGAGGCTGACAAAAAAAAGTAATCATCTAAAATACCTTAGGAAATAATTAGGATTTGTTTATAATGACAAAGAATGTGACAGAGCCTTCTCTAGAAAGCACTGCAAGCACCTTAGATACTGTGTCAGTACATACACTGAAAAAAAGGAGATGCTTTGCCACTGTTTCTTCCAGTTCAGCTGTAGCCAGCAGCAAgtccagcctgcagaagaggatttaagccctgtgcaggcaggacctcactatggaggaggagaggacagaGTGGGTGCAGCTGTAAACACACTTAGTCATGACACTATCCTTCAGTGACTGTCATGGACTGGTCTTACTGCTTACTGCTCTTTCCTCCAACAAAAAGAAATCCTCCCATGACACAGAAAATGCATTTCGAGTCACATGTTTCTCTATCACAAAGGTGAAAGAGGACATAGTATTACTAAAACTctcacctgtgccagtgtcttccaAGAAAATAAAGTCACTTCCCACCAGCTTCTGGTTTGAGGCACGTTTTTCAGAAGCTTGGTTTGCTGCTATTCCCTTACTAGTTCTTCAACAAGTGACTGTTCATGAGCATCTGTCTCACTAGATCAGTGTGGACATCTGGAGCGTAAACAATTAATTGCAGAGCTCTCTTATGATCCctactgcaggcagccagatgGGTGGGTACTGACTGAGGTGCGTGCTCAGTTCTGTGTCTGCCTGCACATGTGGTGCATTTCTTACGGCATTCTCCAGCTCTGAAATACAAAAGTTTATTTTCTCTGAGCAACTCAACACATCTGAACTGCAACAGCAACCAAATTACAGAGAGCTTCTACAGGTGAGTCACAGGCACAAGAGTGTAACACCACATATCCGGGaatgctgcccacagctgaaGGCAACATTAGCAACTGAAATGCTGTGGATGTAAGAGGAGATAACATACCCAAAACCAGGGCACTGTCATCTATCGATGCCTATCGTCATCTCTTTGTTTCTTGGTATCTCTttccctgctccagtctctATCCCTgtcctttctgtctctctccttcctctccctccctctgctcctctcctctttggagtccctttctctctcACTTTCACCCCAAGTCCATGACCGTTCCCTTTCTGGCCATCGCTTGTCTCTGCTCCTTTCATGGTCTCGGTCCCTTGTTCTCCAGTCCCTTGTTCCCTCACGAGACCAGTTCCTTTTCTCTGATGATCCCTCTCCATACAAATCATTTTTCACACTAGGCAAATTGATGGGCTTTCGGAAAGGTCTGTCCCGTCCTCCAAACCGCAGCTGCCCAGACTCTTTTTtacctccaaaaccacctccaaGCCTACGAGGAATCCATCCTCTGAGAGTTCTTTCCAGTTCAAAGTCTACAAAGATCTCATGTTGATCAATAACCAGCCTGTTGGCGTCTCTGTGGGCCTTCAAGAGAGCACGCTCCTCTTTGTACTCAATAAAGGCATAACCCTTGGAAAATCCTGTGACCAGATCTCGCACCAGACGGATCTTTCTGATGTCTCCATACCGAGAAAAGACCTCCTTTAACTTCTCTTCTGTTGTCTGAAGATTGAGCCTTGCTACGAACAGGGTGAGGTGTGGATCTCCTGTAACTCCCTTGTTGGGTACATAGCGTGCCAACATAGCCCTCCATATGGCACGGTCGTGGGGCTCTTCATCGGTGCCATCAATGCTCCCAGCTTTGAGGGGATCGTACTCCTTTGCGATGGGGGCCCAGTCATTCATTGCCTAGTCAGAAAACAACACGCACTGCAATTCAGGTATTTCAGGGGAGAGCTGGTAATAGAAGAAGCACTTTCCACACTGCTGTACAGTATTATTCATTAAACCCCCCCTAAAGCGTGACAAGCTTAAACAAACCGGCAACATCACTGTTTGCCGCAGAGTCGTGTGGGACAGCCTGGATGCGCCCCCGGCTAAGAGCGCTGCGGCCCTACACCGGCCCCGCGCCTGCGGAGCACCGCGGGACTGCTGCCGCTACCCCAAGGGGCCCTGCGGCCCCATTCCCCCACCTTGAGGGTACCTTGGCCCCGTCGGTCCCACCTGAGGGGGCCCAGAGGCCGGGTCCTTACCCCGCAGGCCAGGCCCGACCCCCGCCGCCTCTCCACACCGAAGAGCCGCGGCCTCCCGCCTCTCACCTCGCTTCAGCCGGCGCGGAGGGAGAGAGGCTTATCCCATTCGCATCGACCGATTCGCCAGCTGCGGCACAGCAGGGAAACAGGCTCCCAGCGGTGCTTTGTAACCCATTTCCCTCCGTCCCCATCAAGCAGACGGCCGCTAAACCCACCCCTGCCGTGGCCGCGCACGGCGGAGCCGCCTCTCCAGGCCAGGAGAATGTGGCGTGGGGGAACTGCAGACGCGTTTACCTCCCTCTCCGTCCCACGCGGCTTGGTGCCGGGGCCCAGCCCGGGGCACAGCCGGGAGCCACTCGAGGCCCATCCTCACCATGCCCTCGCCGTCCCCTTACCGTTGGCGGTGGATAGTATCTTCACAGGACAAACGCCGGAGCAGGAAGCGCCGCCGGGCCGCGGCCGCCTCCATAGAAACCGCCGGGGGCGGCAGAGGTCGCTCCGCCCGCGGGCCCCGCCGGCAGCACCGCCCTGCGTGGCCTTCCCCAGGGAAGGAAGGTAGCGGCGGGCATGCAGCAGGgccgggaggaggaggagctggaggaggaagagggggatgGCGGCCCAGAGAGGGCTCTTGAGAAGAGCCCTTTCCAGCTAACGGCCGGAGATGTCTATGACATCTCCTCTGTGGTGGgccaggacctgctgcagctcagcacggGGCCGCAGATGTCCGCCGCCCTGGCCCGGCTGCAGTTCAGgattgtgagggtgctggagatgctggaagcgCTGGTGAGCGAGAGCAGCCtcgctgaggagcagctgcggATGGAGCGGGACAGCTTGCGGCGGGAGGTGGAGAAGCTGCGGGAAGAGAGGTCCCGAgagagcccccagcaggtggGTGCCGGGGCCATGCCGGGCCCCAGCAATGTATTGCAAGAGCGTAACCCGCT includes:
- the RILPL2 gene encoding RILP-like protein 2 isoform X1 yields the protein MQQGREEEELEEEEGDGGPERALEKSPFQLTAGDVYDISSVVGQDLLQLSTGPQMSAALARLQFRIVRVLEMLEALVSESSLAEEQLRMERDSLRREVEKLREERSRESPQQLSLGPDKMVIDLTDPDRPRFTLQELRDVLQERNQLKAQLLVVQEELQCYKSGIASKRKDQTEELEKAASGSSPGSRKDSEEKTVIRRLFSFKHGK
- the RILPL2 gene encoding RILP-like protein 2 isoform X2; this translates as MQQGREEEELEEEEGDGGPERALEKSPFQLTAGDVYDISSVVGQDLLQLSTGPQMSAALARLQFRIVRVLEMLEALVSESSLAEEQLRMERDSLRREVEKLREERSRESPQQLSLGPDKMVIDLTDPDRPRFTLQELRDVLQERNQLKAQLLVVQEELQCYKRYIMKSAKN
- the SNRNP35 gene encoding U11/U12 small nuclear ribonucleoprotein 35 kDa protein, coding for MNDWAPIAKEYDPLKAGSIDGTDEEPHDRAIWRAMLARYVPNKGVTGDPHLTLFVARLNLQTTEEKLKEVFSRYGDIRKIRLVRDLVTGFSKGYAFIEYKEERALLKAHRDANRLVIDQHEIFVDFELERTLRGWIPRRLGGGFGGKKESGQLRFGGRDRPFRKPINLPSVKNDLYGEGSSEKRNWSREGTRDWRTRDRDHERSRDKRWPERERSWTWGESERERDSKEERSRGRERKERDRKDRDRDWSRERDTKKQRDDDRHR